TCTTCTGAATCTACCGATGCTGCCGCTTCGATCGTCATTTTTTTACCTTGCGGCAAAAGTAAAAATCCTTTAGTCGCTCCGGCATTTTCTATTAAAATTTTAATTAAAGAAGCGAGCAAATTATTTAAATGAATTTTTTCCGATATGGCTTGCATTGCTTTGATTACCGTGGCCAAATCCAGCATTGAATTGGTAGAATTAGTCACAGTAGTTTTATTAGAAATAGTCGAAAATGAATGGTTAGATTGAATTAAATTTAAGGGAGGTTCTGTACGGGAAATTAGGGCTGGATATCGTGATTCCAAATCTTTCAGTTTTGCCACCGCACCCCAGCGCATATAGGCATAGTAAGCATCAGTTATGTAAGTTTTAGCAATTTTTTGTCTACCAAGCGCGAGATGAAACTCTGCTGCTAGTTCGCAAGCTAAAGCTTCTTCTTGAACGTAACCTTCTCGAACAGCACCTTGAATTGCTTTTTCATACAAATCAATTGCTTTTTCATTCTGCCCCAAAACTCTAGCTTTCTCCGCTTCTACTAATTCGTACTTATGCTGAAAATTACTAGGACAAAAAGAAGCCCAATTAAGCAATAATTGCTGGTTTTCTTCAACAACTTCTAGCTGAGATTTGGTGTCGGGGTATCTTCCTAAAATCGCCAGAGATTGGTAAAAATTTTGTTCGGAAACGAAGTTCATGCCACCAACTGAGGCGATATGTTGTTTCGTCAAAGCAGCATTAATAACGGCTCCATCATAATCTTTAAATAAATACAAAATAATTGTTTTTGCTAAATAAAGAATCGCTAGCAAGCTATAATTATGCGTCTCTTGCAAATAGAGAAGAGTTTCTGATTCATTGAAGTCTTCACCAATTAAAATACGATCGTTTTCTGCATTCCCCGTCATATTTAAAATAAATTGTTTCCATATTTTCAATCCGATCGAACTAGAGTTTTGTTTGAAATTATCAACTAATTCAATATATTTAGAAAATCTTTCTTCGACTATTTCCAAGCTCAAACCGCCAAATAAAGAAAAGGTACAATAATGAAGAGTAGAGTAGCATACATAATCTAAATCTCCTGTTTCTAGACCTGCTTCAATTCCTTCAAGTAGAGGATTTAACATTTCTAAAAATGGTTCTTTCCAGTGCCTTACCATTGTATTAAATAATAAATAAACTTTACATTTTAATTCTCTAGCATCAAAATCTTCTAATAATTTTACGCTTAATTTGCCAAATTCATATCCATCGTCAAAATTAAAAAACACTGCACTCATGAGCTTGGCATATTCTGCATATACTAAAGGAGCTAAAGAAGAGTTACCATATTGAATACATAAATCCACCATTTTAAAGATAACTAATAAATAAAGATGAGGAGATGTTACGTAAACTGGAATAGAAATCGCTGATAAAATGCGAACGGCTGCTATTTTATCCGGGTCTGTCATTAATGGCAGGTTTTGCAAATCTTGAATATTTTTAATTTTTGGCTTTAATTCATTGTAAAGTCGTGCTGGTAAATTTATTTCATTTGCCAGTTGCTCGTCTAGAGCGACCCCTAGCATTGATAAAACTTCTAATCCCGTATCTCTAGCCAGTAACATTTTGTTTTGGTAATAATAAAGTTCAATTAATTTGTAATAAATTTTTACTTTGTCTAGCAAAGTTTTGGCTTTTAACAGGACAATTTTTGCTAACTGTTCTGCTTCTTCAAAATGAGTATTAAGGTATTTAGTTTCTACTGCTGACGCATAAATTGCCAGGGTGAATTCGTAGCGATTTTCCCAACTATCGGCAGGTAAAAGTTCCAACGATACATTTAAATACTTAAGGGCAGCTTCGTAAGCATTTGCAGCTTTGGCTTTGGCTGCCGCGATCGAATTAAGATGAGCGAGTTCGTATTTTTCCGATGGCTCGCTAATCAAATCAATTCCGAAATTCAGTTGATTCACTAGTGCAAAAATATTTTCTTTTTGCTGTTCGGGTGTGGTATGTTTTAGTAGCAATTGACCGATCTGAAAGTGAGTAATTTTTTTTTTAGTTTCGGGAATTAGAGAATAAGCTGCTTGCTGTACCCGATCGTGCAGAAATTTATAGGGGATTTGGATGGAAGTACCTCGATTGCAAAGAATATCGTCAATTTGTCGATCGTCTGAGGTTTCGGAAATAAATAAAGGGATTTTATAAGCATCGTTTAATGGTAAAATCAATCCGGCTTGCAGTACTGGCCAAAGCAATCTCGAAGTAGTTAAAGGCGATTCTTCATTGGCGATCGCTAATACATCTAGATTAAAACGATTACCGAGACAAGCCGCCAACTGCAAAACTTCTTGAGAAGTTTCTGGCAGTTTTTGAATTTGAGTGGTCATTAACTCAATAATGCTTTTATCCGTAATACCAATTGCTTGAATTTCTTCTATATTCCATTGCCACTGGCGCTTCTTAAAGTTATAGGCAATCAGTTTTTCTTGGTAAATAACTTTGAGTAATTGAGTTAAAAAGAAGGGATTGCCTTGAGTTTTACCGTATAAAAGTTCGGCTAAAGTCGTCACTCTTTCGTTATTCTCTGGATAAGCGATACTATCGGCAATTAATTGCTTGGCATCGCTAAAACTCAGGGGGGTGAGGTGAATACTCGATAAATTACCGTGACTCTCTCGAATTTTACCCAATGTATCCATTAAAGGGTGAGTTGCGCTTACTTCGTTATCTCGGTAAGCACCGATTAATAACAAATATTGAGTATGGGGATCGGTCATCAGCAGATAAATTAACTTCAGCGATGCGAAATCTATCCACTGTAAATCGTCTAAAAAAATCACTAAGGGATGAGATTTCTGAGTAAAAACATGAATGAATTGCTTGAATACGCGATTGAATCGATTTTGGGATTCCGTCGCTCCCAATTGCGGTACTTCTGGTTGTTCGCCAATAATTAATTCAAGTTCGGGAATAACTTCGGTAACGATTCTACCTTGCTCTCCTAAGGCTGCTAAAATTTTTTGTCGCCAAGTTTCTATTTCCGATTGATTTTCCGTTAATAGCAGTTGGATCAATTCCGTAAGAGCTTCGATGAAAGCTGAATAAGGAATATTCCGTTTAAATCGATCGAATTTGCCAGAAATGAAATAACCGCGCTGTCTTACAATAGGTTTGTGAAGTTCATGCACTAAAGCAGATTTACCGATGCCGGAATAACCTGTCACTAATATCATTTCTGCATTGCCGTTGGAGGTATTATTCTCCTTTCCAGAGGCTACGGGATTGTCCTTGGGAGACGCTACGCGAACGAAAGATGTTAAAAGTTGTTCGACTTGCGCTTGACGACCGTATAGTTTTTGCGGAATCAGTAATTGACTGGATAAATCTTCTCGACCGATGGGAAAATATTCGATCTTGCCTGTATTTTCGAGCCGCTCTAAACAATTTTCCAAGTCTACTTTTAGACCTTCTGCGCTTTGATAGCGGTCTTCAGCAGTTTTTGCCATCAATTTCATTACGATATCCGATAGCACTTGCGGAATGCTGTTATTTATCTCTACTGGTGGTAGCGGTTGAACTGCTAGATGGCAGTGAATTAGTTCGAGAGCATCGAGATTTTTGAATGGTAGTTCTCCGGTGAGCATTTCATAAAAAGTAACTCCCAACGAATAAAAATCGCTGCGGTAATCGATCGAGCGATTCATTCTGCCGGTTTGTTCCGGTGGCATATATGCTAGGGTGCCTGAGAGTTGGTTGGGATGACTGATGCTTTGGGTTTCTTTTGATAAGCGAGTGGCAATGCCGAAATCGTTAATTTTTACCTGATTTGTTTCTGTATTTATCAGGATGTTCTGGGGTTTAATATCTTTGTGAATAATATAGTTATTATGCAGTTCGGTGAGGATTACTGATAGTTGGATTCCTATTTGGAGGATTTCTTTGATTGAGAGGGAGTGAAAGAGAAGAAAATCCCGAAGAGAAATGCCGTTAAAATCTTCTAAAACCAAGGCAAATTTGTTATCAAATGCTTTTAAATCTAGGGCTTTTACTATGCCTTCTATTTTGAGGTTTTTAGTTAGTTGATACTCTTGTCTTAAACGGATAACTTGTTCAAGTTTGGGATATTCGCTTCTGAGCAACTTGAGAATTACAGGTTGTCGGTCTGATTCTTGGAGTGCTTTATAAATAATCGTATGGATGCTTTGATAAATTTCTGAAATAATTTGATATCCAGGTAGGTAAAGCATAATTTATTACCCATATTACGGTTTTGCTGACTGTAGAGGCAAATTTTTCCATCGAACTTTTATTTGATTTTGGTGAGGTTTTAACAGTTTTCCCTGGTCATTCGATTTTGGATTTTAGATTTTAGATTTTAGATTGACTGGAGCCTTAAAATGGACAGAGCTTGAAATAAGCGAGAATTTCTTTGATGATTCCCCTAGTGGAGGCTTGAAACCCTTTTTTCCGGTCAACAAAATCCAATTTATGTTAGATTTTGTTGACTAGTTCAGCGCCGTATTCATTTCTTCAGGTTTGATAGATAGAACGCGAACGACCATTTCTTGGGTTTTTTGGCTGATGGTATCCCACTCACTATTAGCCAATTTTAAATTGCTTTCGATCTGGACGGTGTTTAAATTATGAGAAGCGTTGCTTATCTCTCGCTTAAAGCTTTTAAGATTAGCCAAAATAGACAACCATTCAGTAGTGATTGCTTTGTGAGCTTCACATATATAACAGGTGGTTTCAAAAAGAGATTCAAAATCTTCCGTAACTTGATTAAGTAGGCAGGTATTGGTGTAAATTAAGGTAATTTTTTGGTAAGGCTCTTGCAATTGATTGAGATAATCTGCTAAAGACGCGATAATATTTGCGAATGTTTGGGAGCCGGACGAAATTATCGGTATTTTAGGTGGATTGCTCGATGGCATGGGAATGGTTGCGGGAAAGGCAGTAAGTTCTTCGATCGCGGCATCAAAATTTTGATTAACTACTTTTAATTCGGCTCTAAACTTATCATTGTCGCTCTGAATTTCGCTTTTGAATTCCTGTAATATTGCAGCCATTGCTTGGGCGTTTGATTTGCTTTTTTCTGCTTCTTTTTCTAAGCGATCGAGCAAATCGACAAAGCGCTCTTTTGCTTCATTCTTTTTGCCAAGGAATGGAACGATCGACTGGGTTTCATAATAAAAACATTGAAACATTTCTGCGTAATCGATGAGGTCTGACGCAACAGAAATAAGAGAAGGGGTCAGACAATTTAAAAGATAATAAGCGTGCTGTTTGAAAGTGGTTTGATAGTCAGAAAAATTCCTAAAAGATGCGTAATTATCGCTAATTTTTAAGTGAAGCTCTGGCTGTTCGACGATCCGCTTTGAATAAGTTTTAATTAAAACTAAGGCGGCTACTGTTTTTGAGATGTCGTCTTTTATGTATCTCGGTACTAGGGGGTTGTTCGTTACTTTTGATAGGTGAATAGCCATAATGGGTTATATCTTTTACTTGTATTAAACGCGATCGTCAACCAGACTCGATCGATCGGCTGGCTTAACGAAAATGTGGATTTTTAAATTGAGCTATTGCATCGAGGGATTTTTCCCTTCAGCCAGCAAGTAACCTTTTGATTGCTTGCTTCTTTTGGTTCGGTGAAAACTCTGTATTTAGTTTGCACTGCTTGGGCAAATTACACCACGCAAATTTTCTCTTTTAAGATCGCAAGTTAAGATCGCAAGTTAAAATTGCTTTGTAAATTCGCCCAAAGTGGCTTCTGTCAAGGCTTTTGGGCATTGTAAATTTTATTTCGGGAGCGAGGTCAAGTCGCTTAACTTGCTAAAATTTTCTTATCTTGGGAAATAAAGTGCGATCGCATGATAGTGCTACAACATCAACACAGAGACAAGCGCAGACGCGGTGTAATCCTTACTCTACAAGGATTGCAGAAGCTAGAAGCGGCTAAAGCAGAGTCAGAATTCGAGGACAATAACGGAATTCGGTATACTTTGGAACAAATGAGCGATCGCACTCGGTTGGCTGTCAATACCGTGATGAAAATATACGCTCGCGAAGTAGGAGTCGATCGCAAAACCCTCCAAAGATGCTTCAACGCTTTTAACTTAGAATTGGAAACCAGCGATTATTCTTGGGTGTTTCCTCAGATTGACCGAGAGGAAGAAGCGGAAGAACTGCCAACTCTCCAACCACCAGAAGAAAATATCGAGCCGGAATTTCCCGAAGGACAAGTTCCCCTCAATTCCCTTTTTTACGTGGAGCGCGATTCGATCGAATCCGATTGTTACAAAACTATTTTGCAGCCGGGAGCGCTGATTCGCATTCAAGC
This Leptolyngbyaceae cyanobacterium DNA region includes the following protein-coding sequences:
- a CDS encoding HBL/NHE enterotoxin family protein — its product is MAIHLSKVTNNPLVPRYIKDDISKTVAALVLIKTYSKRIVEQPELHLKISDNYASFRNFSDYQTTFKQHAYYLLNCLTPSLISVASDLIDYAEMFQCFYYETQSIVPFLGKKNEAKERFVDLLDRLEKEAEKSKSNAQAMAAILQEFKSEIQSDNDKFRAELKVVNQNFDAAIEELTAFPATIPMPSSNPPKIPIISSGSQTFANIIASLADYLNQLQEPYQKITLIYTNTCLLNQVTEDFESLFETTCYICEAHKAITTEWLSILANLKSFKREISNASHNLNTVQIESNLKLANSEWDTISQKTQEMVVRVLSIKPEEMNTALN
- a CDS encoding AAA family ATPase yields the protein MLYLPGYQIISEIYQSIHTIIYKALQESDRQPVILKLLRSEYPKLEQVIRLRQEYQLTKNLKIEGIVKALDLKAFDNKFALVLEDFNGISLRDFLLFHSLSIKEILQIGIQLSVILTELHNNYIIHKDIKPQNILINTETNQVKINDFGIATRLSKETQSISHPNQLSGTLAYMPPEQTGRMNRSIDYRSDFYSLGVTFYEMLTGELPFKNLDALELIHCHLAVQPLPPVEINNSIPQVLSDIVMKLMAKTAEDRYQSAEGLKVDLENCLERLENTGKIEYFPIGREDLSSQLLIPQKLYGRQAQVEQLLTSFVRVASPKDNPVASGKENNTSNGNAEMILVTGYSGIGKSALVHELHKPIVRQRGYFISGKFDRFKRNIPYSAFIEALTELIQLLLTENQSEIETWRQKILAALGEQGRIVTEVIPELELIIGEQPEVPQLGATESQNRFNRVFKQFIHVFTQKSHPLVIFLDDLQWIDFASLKLIYLLMTDPHTQYLLLIGAYRDNEVSATHPLMDTLGKIRESHGNLSSIHLTPLSFSDAKQLIADSIAYPENNERVTTLAELLYGKTQGNPFFLTQLLKVIYQEKLIAYNFKKRQWQWNIEEIQAIGITDKSIIELMTTQIQKLPETSQEVLQLAACLGNRFNLDVLAIANEESPLTTSRLLWPVLQAGLILPLNDAYKIPLFISETSDDRQIDDILCNRGTSIQIPYKFLHDRVQQAAYSLIPETKKKITHFQIGQLLLKHTTPEQQKENIFALVNQLNFGIDLISEPSEKYELAHLNSIAAAKAKAANAYEAALKYLNVSLELLPADSWENRYEFTLAIYASAVETKYLNTHFEEAEQLAKIVLLKAKTLLDKVKIYYKLIELYYYQNKMLLARDTGLEVLSMLGVALDEQLANEINLPARLYNELKPKIKNIQDLQNLPLMTDPDKIAAVRILSAISIPVYVTSPHLYLLVIFKMVDLCIQYGNSSLAPLVYAEYAKLMSAVFFNFDDGYEFGKLSVKLLEDFDARELKCKVYLLFNTMVRHWKEPFLEMLNPLLEGIEAGLETGDLDYVCYSTLHYCTFSLFGGLSLEIVEERFSKYIELVDNFKQNSSSIGLKIWKQFILNMTGNAENDRILIGEDFNESETLLYLQETHNYSLLAILYLAKTIILYLFKDYDGAVINAALTKQHIASVGGMNFVSEQNFYQSLAILGRYPDTKSQLEVVEENQQLLLNWASFCPSNFQHKYELVEAEKARVLGQNEKAIDLYEKAIQGAVREGYVQEEALACELAAEFHLALGRQKIAKTYITDAYYAYMRWGAVAKLKDLESRYPALISRTEPPLNLIQSNHSFSTISNKTTVTNSTNSMLDLATVIKAMQAISEKIHLNNLLASLIKILIENAGATKGFLLLPQGKKMTIEAAASVDSEEVVVRQSIPLEFSQDLPLTVINYVLRTKSMVVLSDASNQGLFINDPYIVRKKSKSILCNPIFNQGKFVAILYLENDLSVGAFTGERLQILNILSTQAAISLENALLYEDLAKANRQLEDYSHKLEQRVIERTRELKAKEARLAEAERLANLGNWELELQANKITWSDEIFRIFGHHPEQREPTFSELQQLIHPDDWQLLNGSIEEAIQTGKSYEIEFRVVRPDSLTYVAAKGQAIKDSEGKTIKLFGTVQDISDRKLAEEALRQSEAQLREQARQLQLTLQELRQTQAQLIQSEKMSGLGQLVAGIAHEINNPINFIYGNIEYTCNYIQNLLDLIRVYREEYPTPTAKLAKFTEEIDLEFIVDDLPKILSSMGVGALRIREIVRSLRNFSRHDESAFKQVDIHSGIDSTLLILQHRLHSPVATKQRKTVQIPEIQVIKEYGKLPLINCYAGQLNQVFMNLLNNAIDALVEGYEKGYNRNPTISIRTYRVNSERIAIAIADNGIGMTNRILSKIFEPFFTTKPVGSGTGLGLYISHQIVVEQHNGSLRCHSEFGKGTEFTIEIPID